A genomic region of Porticoccaceae bacterium LTM1 contains the following coding sequences:
- a CDS encoding GbsR/MarR family transcriptional regulator, whose translation MELTHSIQTFVMHFGEMGSRWGMNRTVSQIYALLMISEQPLNADQIVECLGISRSNVSMGLKELQSWNLLRLHSIPGDRKDYYGTPDDIWEIARTLIEERRKREIDPTLSMLRNLLMKNPVNESEHYAHQRINEMHTMIELLTGWSNDMQRLSSDRLSQLMKLGAGVSKVLDMTDKLKGKSGGGQN comes from the coding sequence ATGGAACTCACTCACTCCATTCAAACCTTCGTTATGCACTTTGGCGAGATGGGCAGCCGTTGGGGCATGAACCGAACAGTAAGCCAGATCTACGCCCTGTTGATGATCTCTGAACAACCTCTCAATGCCGACCAGATTGTCGAGTGCCTGGGTATCTCGCGCTCTAATGTGAGTATGGGCCTAAAGGAATTGCAGTCGTGGAACCTGTTGCGCCTGCACAGTATTCCCGGTGACCGCAAGGATTACTACGGCACTCCGGATGACATCTGGGAGATTGCCCGAACACTGATTGAAGAACGACGCAAGCGCGAGATTGACCCCACCCTTTCCATGCTGCGCAATTTACTGATGAAAAACCCTGTCAATGAATCCGAGCATTACGCTCACCAGCGTATCAACGAAATGCACACCATGATCGAACTGCTCACCGGCTGGAGCAATGATATGCAGCGCCTCAGCTCAGATCGACTTTCACAATTGATGAAGCTGGGTGCCGGAGTCAGCAAGGTTCTGGATATGACTGACAAGCTGAAAGGCAAATCCGGTGGAGGGCAAAACTGA
- a CDS encoding cytochrome ubiquinol oxidase subunit I has protein sequence MLNTSLLSLATVAASSLPPDAGSAAESVVTLARIQFAANISFHILFPTISISLCWILLFFKLRFRKTGDSSWMDAYKFWVKIFALTFALGVVSGITMSFQFGTNWPGFMETVGNIAGPLLAYEVLTAFFMEATFLGIMLFGMGRVSERTHTIATWLVAVGTTLSAFWILSLNSWMHTPAGHEMIDGIAHPLNWWEIIFNPSMPYRLTHMLLACGLTGAFLVAGISAYRLLRGDRQRSVHLAFRTGTILAALLIPIQIFMGDLHGLNTFKHQPEKIAAIEAVWETETNVPLLLFALPNEQERKNDLALGAPDLASLILTHDKNGEITGLNDFESHPPVAPLFWGFRIMVGIGLLMLAVSWLSSWLGRNHRPLPQWLMRTLVGMTFTGWIATLAGWYVTEIGRQPWLVRGILTTADAAAPVPAANLGLTLSMYFSLYVVLLTAYISTLFLLARKAGQENQPVDSERTLSEDTLHKGTLA, from the coding sequence ATGTTGAATACCTCCCTGCTATCACTTGCAACAGTGGCCGCCAGCAGCCTGCCTCCCGATGCAGGCTCAGCCGCAGAATCCGTTGTTACGCTCGCCCGAATCCAGTTTGCCGCCAACATCTCTTTCCACATTCTATTCCCAACCATCTCCATCTCCCTGTGCTGGATCCTGCTGTTTTTCAAACTTCGCTTTCGCAAAACCGGTGACTCCAGCTGGATGGATGCCTACAAATTTTGGGTAAAGATATTTGCACTGACGTTTGCATTGGGCGTAGTCAGCGGCATCACTATGTCATTCCAGTTCGGAACCAACTGGCCTGGTTTTATGGAAACCGTGGGCAATATTGCCGGACCGCTACTGGCCTATGAGGTGCTGACTGCATTTTTCATGGAGGCCACATTTTTGGGCATTATGCTGTTTGGCATGGGACGAGTCTCCGAGCGCACCCACACCATTGCTACCTGGCTCGTTGCGGTGGGTACCACACTGTCAGCATTCTGGATCTTGTCGCTGAACTCCTGGATGCATACCCCTGCCGGGCATGAAATGATTGATGGTATCGCCCATCCGTTGAACTGGTGGGAGATTATATTTAACCCTTCAATGCCCTACCGGCTGACTCACATGTTACTGGCCTGTGGTTTGACTGGTGCTTTTCTGGTCGCGGGAATTTCTGCTTATCGACTTCTTCGCGGTGATCGACAACGCTCTGTCCATCTGGCTTTTCGTACAGGGACGATTCTCGCCGCACTACTTATTCCCATTCAGATTTTTATGGGCGATTTGCACGGCTTGAATACTTTTAAACACCAGCCTGAAAAAATTGCCGCCATCGAAGCAGTGTGGGAAACAGAGACGAATGTCCCGCTACTGTTATTTGCGCTACCCAATGAGCAGGAAAGAAAAAATGATCTGGCTCTGGGTGCACCCGATCTTGCCAGCCTGATTTTGACGCACGATAAAAATGGTGAAATCACCGGATTAAATGATTTTGAATCCCACCCTCCTGTAGCTCCACTATTTTGGGGATTTCGAATCATGGTCGGCATCGGTCTCTTAATGCTGGCAGTTTCCTGGCTCTCTAGCTGGCTGGGCCGAAATCACCGCCCCCTACCCCAATGGTTGATGCGCACTCTCGTGGGTATGACATTTACCGGCTGGATCGCCACCCTGGCGGGCTGGTATGTCACTGAAATTGGCCGGCAACCCTGGCTTGTTCGTGGAATATTAACAACCGCAGACGCGGCTGCGCCGGTACCGGCAGCCAATCTAGGCTTGACTCTGTCTATGTATTTTTCTCTCTATGTGGTGCTGCTTACTGCCTATATCAGCACACTGTTTTTACTGGCCAGAAAAGCAGGTCAGGAAAATCAACCTGTCGATTCCGAAAGAACCCTATCCGAAGATACTCTGCATAAAGGTACATTGGCATGA
- a CDS encoding adenylate/guanylate cyclase domain-containing protein, which yields MTDTQNTANNETDKPYPARRRRISISVKLGVSISVLLLVGMSILAWAVYSYQERLIRSQLQDYSAVIVSQLAATVTEPLFTDQSLELEVLLNFATQSDRILGAAVYDHDRNLVVSAGATPSLSLLDFDQSEQLIDASLFDPRELIGEPSFKYALTRLSPVTFKDVTAGYVAVTLPADQMSTIYNQALQAILIITLLLCVSIVPLAVVMGKRMSRPIERLVQATEAIGNGNSFVIDDQRSDEIGELIEAINQMGQGLLHKSAVEGRLESLLSKDIARKIINNIDDVGVGGEHVSATVLFADIVGFTSLSETMTPQQVSEFLNEFFNYLNRCCRFYFGTIDKYIGDCIMVLFGAPEPNENQKYNAVACAVVMQRVLAELNAIREKEGKFPVQLRIGINSGDMVAGMIGSTERMEYTVVGDAVNLASRLCSEAEAGQIVIEETLYNELSKQRKVHVGEKREIRVRGKAQTINIYNVADIELHQQRSVESLIEDLVHQRRSA from the coding sequence ATGACCGACACGCAAAATACAGCGAATAACGAAACCGACAAGCCGTATCCGGCTCGCAGGCGCCGGATTTCTATTTCCGTAAAACTCGGTGTAAGCATCAGTGTGCTGCTGTTGGTAGGTATGAGTATTCTGGCTTGGGCGGTGTACAGTTATCAGGAGCGACTGATTCGCAGTCAGCTTCAAGACTACAGTGCGGTAATTGTCAGCCAGCTTGCGGCGACAGTGACGGAGCCGCTGTTCACCGACCAAAGCCTTGAATTGGAAGTGTTGCTCAACTTCGCCACTCAAAGTGACCGTATTCTGGGTGCTGCGGTTTACGATCATGATCGCAATCTGGTTGTGAGTGCCGGTGCTACACCGTCTCTATCACTGCTTGATTTTGACCAGTCTGAGCAGCTGATTGATGCATCGCTGTTTGATCCCAGGGAGCTGATAGGTGAACCGAGCTTCAAATATGCTCTAACTCGCCTTAGCCCGGTTACATTCAAGGATGTTACTGCCGGTTATGTGGCGGTAACTCTACCGGCAGACCAAATGAGCACGATTTACAATCAGGCTCTGCAAGCTATTTTAATCATTACATTGTTGCTCTGTGTCTCTATTGTGCCCCTGGCGGTAGTGATGGGTAAGCGTATGTCGCGCCCCATAGAAAGGCTGGTTCAGGCCACTGAGGCGATTGGCAATGGCAATAGTTTTGTTATTGATGACCAGCGCAGTGATGAGATAGGTGAGCTCATTGAAGCCATCAACCAGATGGGCCAGGGCCTGTTGCACAAGTCAGCGGTTGAGGGGCGTTTAGAGTCGTTGCTTTCGAAAGACATTGCTCGCAAGATCATCAATAACATTGATGATGTTGGTGTAGGTGGAGAGCATGTCAGTGCCACAGTTCTCTTTGCTGATATTGTCGGATTTACCAGTCTTTCCGAAACCATGACACCACAACAGGTGAGTGAGTTTCTCAATGAGTTCTTCAATTACCTGAACCGCTGTTGTCGGTTTTACTTCGGCACTATCGATAAATACATTGGCGATTGCATTATGGTGTTGTTTGGAGCGCCAGAGCCTAACGAAAACCAGAAATATAATGCTGTAGCTTGTGCGGTTGTAATGCAGCGTGTATTGGCTGAACTTAATGCTATTCGTGAGAAGGAGGGTAAGTTCCCGGTCCAGTTGCGTATTGGTATCAATAGTGGCGATATGGTAGCTGGAATGATTGGTTCTACAGAGCGAATGGAGTACACCGTGGTTGGTGATGCTGTCAATTTGGCGTCGAGACTCTGCTCGGAAGCGGAAGCAGGTCAAATTGTGATTGAAGAAACTCTGTACAATGAGTTGTCTAAACAGCGCAAGGTTCACGTAGGTGAAAAACGTGAAATCAGAGTGCGTGGTAAGGCGCAAACAATAAATATATATAACGTGGCCGACATAGAATTGCACCAACAGCGGTCGGTAGAGAGTTTGATTGAAGATCTGGTGCATCAACGGAGATCTGCATGA
- a CDS encoding cytochrome d ubiquinol oxidase subunit II, which yields MNEATIYPLIFAGLMALAMLIYAILDGYDLGVGILLPFSKRGENDAQRDRMIASIGPFWDANETWLVLAVGILLVAFPKAHGIILGELYLPTAALLAGLILRGVSFDFRAKAMVTHKRMWDHAFRIGSLMATLAQGYMFGRYVHGFADSTGAIIFAWISAICMTAGYHFIGACWLIMKTDGQLQGRAAKWARRSLWFMAAGILAVCIVNPLVSERIFEKWLSIPNIILLAPIPLMTFFLVIAIDRFLKKFPRIPNKYCWVPFAGAVFIFLLSFHGLAYSFYPFIVPEQLTIWDAASATASLKFMLVGVAITVPAIIGYTIYSYRVFWGKAQKLCY from the coding sequence ATGAATGAAGCCACCATTTATCCGCTGATCTTCGCCGGCCTCATGGCCCTGGCGATGCTGATATATGCCATCCTCGATGGCTATGACCTTGGGGTTGGTATTCTTTTGCCGTTCAGCAAACGCGGCGAGAACGATGCACAACGGGATCGTATGATCGCCTCCATCGGTCCTTTCTGGGATGCCAATGAAACCTGGCTGGTACTGGCTGTCGGCATTTTGCTGGTGGCCTTTCCCAAAGCTCACGGGATTATTCTCGGTGAACTCTATTTACCAACAGCGGCACTGCTGGCCGGACTGATTTTACGTGGTGTATCGTTTGACTTTCGCGCCAAGGCGATGGTCACCCACAAGCGCATGTGGGATCACGCCTTTCGCATCGGTTCACTAATGGCCACTTTGGCACAGGGCTATATGTTCGGCCGTTATGTGCACGGTTTTGCAGACAGCACTGGTGCAATAATCTTTGCCTGGATCAGCGCCATCTGCATGACGGCGGGTTACCATTTTATCGGCGCCTGCTGGTTGATTATGAAAACCGATGGCCAACTGCAGGGCAGAGCCGCCAAGTGGGCACGTCGGAGTTTGTGGTTTATGGCTGCGGGTATTTTGGCAGTCTGCATTGTCAATCCACTGGTGAGTGAACGCATCTTTGAAAAATGGCTATCGATTCCCAACATCATTTTGTTGGCGCCGATTCCGCTGATGACATTTTTCCTGGTCATCGCCATCGACCGTTTTTTGAAAAAATTTCCGCGCATTCCCAATAAATACTGCTGGGTCCCGTTTGCCGGTGCGGTGTTCATCTTCCTGCTCAGTTTTCACGGTTTAGCGTACAGCTTTTATCCGTTTATTGTGCCAGAGCAATTAACCATCTGGGATGCCGCAAGCGCAACCGCATCACTGAAGTTTATGCTGGTGGGTGTGGCCATTACTGTGCCAGCGATTATTGGTTATACGATTTATTCCTATCGGG